The Triticum aestivum cultivar Chinese Spring chromosome 7B, IWGSC CS RefSeq v2.1, whole genome shotgun sequence genome window below encodes:
- the LOC123161438 gene encoding DNA repair protein RAD51 homolog B, translating to MSSSAAHQKAAAAAPVEEEEAGEHGPFPIEHLQASGIAAVDVKKLKDAGLCTVESVAYSPRKDLLQIKGISEAKVDKIIEAASKLVPLGFTSATQLHAQRLEIIQVTTGSRELDRILEGGIETGSITELYGEFRSGKTQLCHTLCVTCQLPLDQGGGEGKALYIDAEGTFRPQRLLQIADRFGLNGADVLENVAYARAYNTDHQSRLLLEAASMMVETRFALMVIDSATALYRTDFSGRGELSARQMHLAKFLRSLQKLADEFGVAVVISNQVVAQVDGGAMFAGPQIKPIGGNIMAHASTTRLYLRKGRAEERICKVVSSPCLAEAEARFQISPEGVTDVKD from the exons ATGTCGTCGTCGGCGGCGCACCAGAAGGCGGCCGCGGCGGCCcccgtcgaggaggaggaggccggggagcACGGGCCTTTCCCCATCGAGCACCTCCAG GCATCTGGAATAGCTGCAGTTGATGTGAAAAAGCTCAAAGATGCTGGTCTTTGCACAGTGGAGTCTGTAGCTTACTCTCCAAGGAAAGATCTTTTGCAAATTAAAGGGATCAGTGAAGCCAAAGTCGATAAGATAATTGAAGCAG CTTCGAAGTTGGTTCCACTGGGATTTACTAGTGCTACCCAACTTCATGCGCAGAGGCTTGAGATTATCCAAGTTACAACAGGATCAAGAGAACTTGATAGAATATTGGAGG GAGGAATAGAAACAGGATCTATCACGGAGCTTTATGGTGAATTTAGGTCTGGGAAGACTCAGTTGTGCCATACTCTCTGTGTCACATGTCAG CTCCCACTGGACCAAGGTGGTGGTGAAGGAAAGGCTCTTTATATTGATGCAGAAGGCACATTCAGACCACAAAGACTCCTCCAGATAGCAGACAG GTTTGGACTGAATGGTGCTGATGTACTTGAGAATGTAGCTTATGCCAGAGCATATAATACTGATCATCAATCAAGACTTCTGCTGGAAGCAGCTTCCATGATGGTGGAGACAAG GTTTGCGCTTATGGTTATAGATAGTGCCACAGCCTTATACAGAACTGACTTCTCTGGTAGAGGGGAGCTATCAGCAAGGCAAATGCATCTGGCCAAGTTTCTCAGGAGCCTTCAGAAATTAGCAGATGAG TTCGGGGTGGCAGTGGTAATCTCCAACCAGGTAGTGGCCCAAGTGGATGGGGGTGCAATGTTTGCTGGGCCACAGATCAAACCCATTGGAGGGAACATCATGGCTCATGCTTCCACGACGAG GCTTTATCTCCGTAAGGGAAGGGCGGAGGAGCGGATCTGTAAGGTGGTGAGCTCTCCCTGCCTGGCTGAAGCTGAAGCAAGGTTTCAGATATCACCTGAAGGCGTCACAGATGTTAAGGATTGA